The genomic DNA CGGTGTCTTGTTGGCCGGTCGCTTGCTGCGCTTCTTCTCGGCCCGGCTCGCCCTGGCCTTGCCCCCGGGCTCCACGGCGTCCACCCTGTTGTCCGCCTCGGCCACTGGTTCGGGATCGGGAATATGGGCCAGCTCCCTGGCAAAATCGTAACGCAGGATCTCGACAATGTCCTCCGCGCTCTCGACCAGGGCCGCGCCCTGCTTGATGAGCCGGTGGCAGCCGGTGAAGGTGGGCTGGCCGAGCGGGCCGGGCAGGGCAAAGACCTCGCGCCCTTGCTCCCCGGCCAGCCGGGCCGTGATCAGGCTGCCGCTGTTGTGCGCGGCCTCGGCCACGAGCACGCCCAGCGACAGCGCGCTGATGATCCGGTTCCTGAACGGAAAATTCCCAGCCCGTGGCGTGACGCCCGGCCCGAACTCCGTGACCACCAGCCCCCTGGTTTCCAGGGCGCGCCTGACATCGTGGTTGTCATGGGGGTAATCCACGTCGAGCCCGCAGCCGAGCACCGCGATGGAGCCGCCGATGCCGGACAGGCCGCCCAGGTGCGCCTGACGGTCGATGCCCATGGCCAACCCGGATATGACGGTGATGCCGATGCGGGAGAGCTGGGAGCTGATGCGCCCTGCGGCGTCGAGGCCCAGGGCCGTGCATTCGCGCGCGCCCACCACGGCCACGCCCGGATTCTTGAGCAGGGTCAGGTCGCCGCTGGCGTAGAGCAGACACGGCGGGTCTTCGATCTCCCGAAGCGCATCGGGAAAACGGACATCGAACCAGGTGATGACCGTCATGCCCGCACGGATTGCGGCGCGGTACTCCTCCTCGGCCTTGTCGCGCCAGACCTCGGCCTTACAGGCCCGGGCCATGGACCGGGGAGCGACATCGGCAGGCCAGGATGCGGCCTCGCGCACCGCCTCGAAGGCAGACCCGTAATGTGAAAGCAGCGGCTTCCAGACCTTGGGACCAAGGCGCGGGGTGTGCCTCAGGGCAAGGCAGGCGAAGAACTCTTTTTGCAGATCCATGGGGCCACGCACCGCTTGGTGAAACAACAAGGCCGGAACCGCATGACAATGCTGAATCCCGGCCAGATGAGATGAAAAATAATCCGGGGTCAACCTCCCAGACGGGTCAGCTCCTTGCGGGCCAGGGTGGCCGGGGCGGACTTGGGAAAGTCCTCGACCAGCGCCCTGAGGTAGAACACGGCGTTGTCCGGATCGCCCACGCGGTCATAGGACATCCCTATCTTGAGCAGGGCCGAGGCCGACTTGGCGTGCTTGGGGTACCGGCTGGTGACCTCCTTGAAGGTCAGGATGGCCTGGGCGTAATCCTTTTGGGAATAATAGGTCTCCCCCTTCCAGTACAGCGCGTTGGGGGTCAGCCCGTCACTGGAGTACTTCTTGAGAAATTCATCGAACGCGCCGCGCGCACCCTCGAAATCACCGCCGTTGTATTTGGCCAGCCCGGCGTCATACGTGGCCTGCGCTCCCATTGCGGAGACCTTGGCCGGGGCGGGAGCTGCCTTGGCCGGGGCCGGGACTGGCGACCGGCTGATCACCGTGGGTTCTGGAATGGTCACCGGCGCTCCGGGAACCTCGGCCCACGGCTTTTCCTCGCCGCTTTCGGCGGCAGGTCCAGGGGTGCCAGAATCGCTGCTCACCCACCCACCCTCTTCGGGCTTGAGGTCGTCGGGTCCGGATTCGTCCGACACCCACCCCTCGCTCCTGGGTTCGTCGCCAGGGGCGGCCACCACAACCTCGCCGCCCCTGAGCACGGCCAGATCAGACTCAATGCCAGCCAACCGTCTGTCCAGAGCCTCGGCAGCGGCAACGCTCTGGTCCGCCTGCTTGCGCTGCTCCTCGCGAAAGTTGAGAAAGTTCTCTTCGAGGTTCTTGATGCGCCATTCGGTGCTCGCCTCGGTAGTGGCCGCCGTCTGTCTGGTGGCGGTACAGCCGACCGCCAGCAGGCTGAACACGGCGAGCAGGCAGAGCGTCATGTATTTCATAAAGGAATTCTCCCGTCTGGCACGTTGAATCGTTCCATGAGAGATAGGCGATCAATGGATTTTTTGCAAGGTGTCCATGCAGAGGCACCACACCCTTGCCCGGCGCGCACCTTGCGGACACGACGATTTTCAGGCAAATATGCCACGCGGCCAGCGCACGGCCCAGACCGACAAGCACCCGGAGAAGATCATGAGCATTCAAGAAAGCCTGACCCTTGTGGCCATCATGCTGGCACCGGCCTTTTTTAGCCTGCTGGGCATGGCCGCCCTGGGCAGCCCGGCGGTCGCCGTTTCCAACGAATTTCTGGCCAAGGCCAAGGGTCGGGTATTCCACGACAAATACGGCCAGCAGACAGCGGCCATGGGGCTGATTCTGCTGCTGCTTTTCCTGGTCATCCAGGCCGCGGCCCTCGGCCTGCTCCTGGTCCGGTTCCCGCAGATGGCCAGTCGCGTCTTCGAGCCGGGCTCGCTGTTCATGATCTCGTTTGCGTCCATGGGCGCGTTCTTCGTCCTTGGCCTGGCCTATTGCCTCACCTGGAGAAAAATGCGCGACGCCAAGGGCGCGCACATGCTCCTGGGCGCAGGCGCTGCTCTGGCCGCGCTGGTCGGCGTAGCCGTGACAGTTCCGGCCAAGCTGCTGATCGGCCTGCCCGCCGAGGCCATGCAGGCTCCCCTGGGCCCCCAGTCCATGCTCTGGCCCATGGCGGCCATGTATATGGTCCTCTGCGTCGCGGCAGCCGCCGGACTGAGCTGCGTCCATCTCGTTCTCAGGCGCAACAGGGACGATTACGGGCGCGACTACTACCGCTTCGCCCTCAACCTGGCCTCGCGCTGGGCGCTGGGCGCCATGCTCGTCTTTCTCACCTGCCAGGGATGGCTCTTCGCCGTGCTGCCCGACATGTTCAGGACCATGACCCTGGGCACGCCGCTCGGACTTGTCTGGGCTGCGGGCTGCGGCCTGGGCCTTGCCTGCGCCGCCCTCTGGCTGATCACGGCCAGGAGCGACACCCCGCTGCGATTCAAGGGGCTGACCATGCTCGCCGCCTGCCTGCTGTGGCTCATGCACGCCATGAATGCCACCCTGTTCGTGAACTTCATGTCCATGCTCTAGCTCATCTCCACACTCTAGATCATCTCCACGACACGCAAAAAAGGCCGGGAAGCACGCTTCCCGGCCCTCAGAACATGACAAAACCCACTCTGACAGGCGGCTGAGAAAGGTTCGAGTGCTAGCAGGCTGTTGAAAAACGGCGATCTGCTGCGTTGCTGCAAATAGATCAAATCCTCGCGTACAGGAAGTACGCTTCGGCCTTGATCTTTTTTTGCGCCTTGCATCTCACCATTTTTGAAAAGCCTGCTGTTTTGAGATTCTCAACGACCTGCTAGGCTCGAAAATAATTAGGCAGGTGTCCCCATCATAATTCTAATTGTGAAGAGCCGAAAAGAAACTGTATTTCAATGCTTATCCATTATTTTTGGTTCAATGGTCAGGTTTGCCCCAGGCAGTTCGGTTTCAAATGCCTGCCGGATGGGGCTCAACCGTGTTTCAATTTGTTCAAGAGTATATGTAGAGAAAAAGCATAGATTTAACAGTATGAATAAGTCTTTGCCTGATCTTCGGGCCTTGTAGCCACTGAATCCATCGTATTGGTCAACGTTTTCCGCCAGTATTCGGAGTATTTGATAATGCTCAGGTTCAGGAATCGTGCGATCAAGTATTTCAGGCAGACTTTCTTTGATCAGGCCATAGGCGATGACAATCATGTAGCCTGTTATGAATAATGAACCCCACCGATCAACAATACGGGCAGATATTGGATCAGGCAACCATAACGCAACCAAGAAAACACCCAAGACAACAGCTGATGCGACTGTTTTTGCGATTCGGGAAGCGATTTGAGAGGAAATGATTACAGAACTCTCCGTTTGATTGGAGCGAATAAATGCTATTGAGAAGTAGTAATTTAAAATAAGGTTAATGGTGGTTGCAATCATTGTAAGCATTAGAGTATTGGTCGACATAGGTGAACTATCATCCATGGAAATAACTTTCGAGAAAATATACATGCTGCTCAGTATAAGTCCAAAAGCCACCAGCAGGTTCGTAATTCGTTCAATTTTTCCTGTCCCATATTCAAATTCACTAAACATCCCTCTGTGAGTACGTCTTAATACCACATAAGTGATGTATTCTATCGCGAGCAAAAGTGTATATCTGATTATTTCTGACAGCGCAGTCATTGAACCGGACATCAAGCCGGCACTCGTTATAAAAAATAAAAGGATCGTGTCCAGAACAGTCGCCCAGAGTACAGCGTTCTCTTTTTCACGTTGCTGAGTGGTCAGTGTACTTGTGGAGTGACTCATCGCAAAAAGACTCCAAAATATTGCTCCAAAAGACCGATTCCCTCAAATTCTGCATAGACTGTCCGACCTACGCCGCAGAATTTTTCCACTTCATTATAGAGTTGTCCGTCCTCAATTCGCACAAGAACTCGCCCATCCCGAGGCGATTTACCCGAGATTTCAGCCGCAAAATGGTTGGAGTGCCAGATGCCTGCTGAGCCCATGACCCGGATCACCTTGCCATTCATGAAGTCTTTTCTACCGAACAAACGCATCCGAACAGGATGGTCATACTCAATCAGTTCAAGGGTTGCATCATCAACAGCGACTATAACCATGAGTTGACTTCGGTCGATGTACGATAAAAGTCGTTCCCCTTTGGTTACTTCCATACCGTTTTGAACGTCGACTTCCCATATGACGGATGTTTCCGGAAGTACCACGGTTGCTTGGGATGACCCGCTGTTAATTCCTCCTTCCTGAAGAAGAGCGGAGGGTGTCTGGGGGCTGGAAGCCGTTTCAGTTTCGCTCATGCGCCTTTTGCAGGCAAGAATATCCAATTGTAGTGTGTCGATTTGTTTCTGAACATGCAGGATGCCATCTGACAAATCACTTGGGACCATTCCCTGGACTAACATGCGTTTACGGTGTTTGAGTTGTTCAATCTCAAGTTGGGTAGTTCGTACCAGCGCTTCGCCCTTTTGGTATTCGGCCTCAACCCGGTCAGCATCCTCACCTGTTGCCACAGTCGCCTCAACAAGTTGCAGAGTGCGTTTGCGACGTTGTCTAACTTCCTTCAGAGTGGCCCTTTCTCCGATTAAGCGAGCTTCCAGAATATTAATACTTTGTTCCAAATCGCGTATAATTCTATCGAGGTATTGCGCGAGGCTGCTTTGACTTTGCTTCAGGCTCTCCTCGAGTGAAGTGAGTTCCCTTTCGAGTGTCGTATATCGCCCCATGTTGCGCTTGTTGCCGAGTATCAATGCTGGTTTATCCCCGAGGATTGAACCTGGTTCAGCTGAAAGCGAGTTCACCACACCGTCAATGGGTGCTTTTACTTCATACAGAAAAGCGGTCACTACGCCGTTGCGAACCACGAAACGGTGCATATAGTTGATGATGGATGGCAACGGAAGTAAAGAAATGAGTAAGATTACTATCCATGTCGTTTGCTTCTTGAGGATCAATGCCTTCATTTGTGCGGGGCTCCATCTGGGATGGGTGACATCTTCGTTTCTTGTCTTCCAGGATAGAAGAAGGTCATACTCTTTTAATGAGTTTTGGTTTCATGCATCGGTTGAGAAAAAGCCATCCACCGGGTCCGATGTTCATTGACGGTTAGGCCTGAATGAACACCGGCCATCGCGAAGAGTCTCCAGAGTCCCTGGCCAATCTTCGACTATAAAATTCGTCTGAATACCCGTTTGTTCGCCCCAAAGACACCATATTTCAACAAAGAGCCCGTCGGTTCACCAATGGAAGGAACAATAGTCAATGGAGGGTACGCCTTGTCTATTGCCATTTTTTAAAACCGCCGATGATTCGGCTTGCGCCGTGCCGAATGAAGCCGTCATAAACAATGCACAAGTATGAAACATAAAAGAAAAGTGGGGGCTGTGGTCATGCATTGAATCGAAAAACAAGGTATCATATCTGAGCCTTTATAGATACGGGGGTGCTGACGAACCTCTTTTTGATTGACTCAATGGAGAGGGTTTCGCGGATGTTTGGAAATTTTGGCGGTAAAAGGATGTGTGCACCAGTATTTGTTGTACTGCCGCACAGGCGTTCGCGGCCAAAATCCGAGATCCAAAAATTTCATAATCTATTACAAGAGGCTGCGAGTGTGTCAAAAACATTTTTTCGTTTCTTCAATGTTCCTTGTGGAATTGGTCAATAGGGGAAACTCAGGTAGCCCTTCCAGCAAGAGGGTTGCCATGCTTGCGGACGAAGTTTTTGCTTTGGGCTTGGGGCTCACGCTACCACGGCATGATCGCTTGGATTTCGGCTCAAAAATGGTCGCGACGCGGTACCTTTTTCTTGTTTGCATATTCCAAATTAGAAAAACCTACAGGCCGAGCCATCCTTTCCCCCTTGCCGGTTGCTTGGAAGAGGTTTTTTGAAGCAACGATACAATCGGGCCTTTATCAGCCGCCAGCGCCTTACTTGCCGAGGGCCAGGGATGCGGCGGAAGGCTCCTTTCGGCCAAGCTGGGTCGAAAGGCTGTATATCTCGTGCGGGTCCAGGATCAGGACCACCGAGCCGTCGCCCATGATGGTCGCGCCGGACAGCCCCTTGAGGTTGAAATCGTTGAGATACTGCCCCAGGGGCTTGATGACGATCTCCTGACGTTCCAGGAGCCGGTCCACCACCAGCCCGAGCCGCCTGTCGTTGTCGTGGATGACGACCATGGGCAGCACGTCGCGTTCGTCCATGGATTGAGGCAGGTCGAGCAGCTCGGCCAGCTCGATGACGCCGAGCACCTCGCCGCGCAGGGTCACTGCCTTGCGGTTGTTGACATCCGAGAGCTTCACCGTCTCGATCTTGGTGGTCTCGGAGACCGCATCCAGCGGGATGGCAAAGGTCTCGCCCGCCACCTGGACCATGAGGGCGTCGATGATGGCCAGGGTCAGGGGCAGGGTCAGGGTCAGCTTGGTGCCCTTGCCCACTTCGGACTGGGTGTTCACGCTGCCCTTGAGATTCTTGATGTTGGTCTTGACCACGTCCATGCCCACGCCGCGACCAGAGATGTCCGTGACCTTCTCCGCCGAGGAGAAGCCCGGGGCAAAGATCAGGTCCAAGGCCTCGCGGTCGTCCATGGCATTGGCTTCCTCCTGCGAGATGACGCCCTTGCGCACCGCCACCTGCCTGAGCTTTTCGGGATCAATGCCCCGCCCGTCGTCCTCCACCTCGATGGCCACCGAGTTGCCCTTGTGATAGGCCCGCAGCCAGACATGCCCCTTGGGCTTCTTGCCCGCCTGGATGCGCTCCTGCTCGTCCTCCAGGCCGTGGTCCACGGCGTTGCGCACCAGATGGACCAGCGGATCGCCGATCTCCTCCACCACGCTCTTGTCGAATTCCGTCTCCTCGCCTTCCATGATCAGCTCCACCTGCTTGCCGCTCTTGCGGCTCAGGTCGCGCACCAGTCTGGGAAAGCGCGAAAACACGGTCTGGACCGGCACCATGCGGACCTTCATGATGGTGTCCTGCAAATCGTCTGAGATGCGGGCCATGGCGTAGGTGGTTTCGGTCAGCTGCTGGGCCACCACATGCACGTCCTCGTGGCCATCCTCAAGGGCGCGGGCCAGCATGGCGTACCGGTTGCGGTTGATGATCAGCTCGCCGATGACGTTCATCAGGTGATCGAGCTTGTGGTGGTCCACCCGGATGGTGCTCGATGCCTTGGGTTTTGCCTGTTGCTGGGCTGCGGCAGCCGCGTTTTTGCTGAGGGCGTTGGTCATGGAGGTCTTTGCCGCCGGTCGGGCGGACTTTTGTGCGGGTTTTGGCGCAACCCAGGACGGCGGAGCCGCAGGGCGAGCCGGAACCGGGGCCGATACCTCGAAATCTTCTTCCAGATAGTCCTGGTCCATTTCCGGCTCCGGAGCGGGTGCCGGGATCGGTTTGGGAGCGGCGGGCCTGGACGCGGCGGGCGGCGGCGCGGCGGGCCTGGGCGCGGCAGGTTTGGCCGCCTTTTTCCCGCCGGGGACGTTGATGCCCAGAGTCGGGTCCGGAACAGGGCTGCCGGTGATGGTCTGCATCTCCTTGAGCAGCATGTCCTTGAGGATGGAAAATTCCTGGTCGAGGATGTCGAGCATCAGGCTGAAATCGATGTTGCTCTTGCGCCCCTGGTCCACGAGCCCCACTGTGCGTTCGGAATATTCCTTGATCCCGGCAAGGCCCATGTAGCCCGCAGAGTTCTGGATGGTCTGGAAGGTGCGGAACAGGCTGTCCACTATATCCGCCTGCCCGGCGTCCTCGCGCAGCATGCCAAGGGCCACGGCAGCGCTTTCGAGCTGCTGCTTGATGGTCTGGAGGAACAGGGCAACGTCCTCGGGGTCATAGTCGCCAGGGGTTGCCCCTGCGGCGACCGGTGCCTTGGCGGCAGAAGCCGCACCGGCCTGCGCCTGGGGAGCGGGGGGAGCGGACTGCGCTCCGGCCGGGGATGGCACATGGACCTCGCCCTTGATGGCGGCCAGGGCCTCGGCCACCACCGCCACGTCGCCCTCCTCGGTCACCTTCTGGAGCAATTGGGCCATGACGCTGGTGTCCACCGGGGTGACCCTGTTGGTCTCGACATCCACCTTGCCCACCAACTCCTCGATCAGATCCACCGAGGAGAGCAGCAGGTCGATGAGTCCATGGTTGCATTCCATGTCGCCCTTGCGCACCTTGTTGAGCAGGGTCTCGGCCTCGTGGGTCAGGGAGTTGAGTTCCTTGAACCCGATGATGCCGCTGTTGCCCTTGAGGTTGTGAAAATAGCGGAAGGTGTCATTGATCATCTCCTCGCTGCCGCGGGCGTCGCCTTCAAGGGCGAGCAGACAACGGTTCAGGTTCTCAATGATCTCATGCGCTTCTTCAAGAAAATCGGCTAGATGCCCCTCGCCAACCGTACTCAGGCCGTACGGGGCGTCGTCGAAGTCGGGATCGGGCAGGGGGTGAAACGATGCTGTCATGACAACTTTTTCCGTTTTGACCGCTGCGGACGCGGGTTTCGGTTCGGGCTCGACGGTCTCCAACTCCCACTGGGGCTCGATGGTCTCGTCAGGCCTGTCGTCCACCTCGACATTGGCGACCCCGACGCTGGCAACCTCTCTGGAGCTTGGCGGCCCCTCGTCGAGCTTTCCGGCCAGTGCGGCCTCTATCCTGGCGATGACCGGGGCCGTGTCCACATCGCCCTCGACCCCGCTGGTTTCCAGGTTGTCGACCATGGTGCGCAGGGCATCGGTGGCCGAGAGGATCAGGTCCATGATCCCGCCGGTCACGCGCATGGACCCCTGGCGCAGCTCGTCCAGAATGTTCTCCGCCTTGTGGGCCAGCCCGTTGATCTTGTTGAGTCCGAGAAATCCGGACGCCCCCTTGAGCGAATGCATGGGCCGGAATATCTCGTTGAGCAGCCCAAGGTTGTCGGGTGCCTTTTCCAGTTCGAGCAGATTGGGTTCGATGGTCTCCAAGTGCTCTTTGGCTTCAACAAAAAAATCGGATAAGATTTCCGGATCGAGATAGTCCTGGTTCATCAAATACCCTCTGGCAGCTGGTGGTAGTCAGTCTTCGAACCTGCGCAGCGCTCCATTGAAATGTCTCGCAATCCCCGCACGCGGGTCATCCAAGCAGCATCTTGACGTTGCGCACCAGTTTTTCCGGCTGGGCGGGCTTGACCATGTACAGGTTGGCACCCACGGTCAGGCCGGTCTGAATATCCTTGTCCTGCCCTTCGGTGGACAGGACCACGATGGGGATATCCCTGTACGCCTCCTGCTCGCGAACGGTCTTGATGAAGGTCAGGCCGTCCATGCGGGGCATGTTGACATCGGAGACGATCAGGTCCACCTCCTTGGCGCT from Pseudodesulfovibrio aespoeensis Aspo-2 includes the following:
- the dprA gene encoding DNA-processing protein DprA, which translates into the protein MDLQKEFFACLALRHTPRLGPKVWKPLLSHYGSAFEAVREAASWPADVAPRSMARACKAEVWRDKAEEEYRAAIRAGMTVITWFDVRFPDALREIEDPPCLLYASGDLTLLKNPGVAVVGARECTALGLDAAGRISSQLSRIGITVISGLAMGIDRQAHLGGLSGIGGSIAVLGCGLDVDYPHDNHDVRRALETRGLVVTEFGPGVTPRAGNFPFRNRIISALSLGVLVAEAAHNSGSLITARLAGEQGREVFALPGPLGQPTFTGCHRLIKQGAALVESAEDIVEILRYDFARELAHIPDPEPVAEADNRVDAVEPGGKARASRAEKKRSKRPANKTPETTHESEATGGADAGESRTRKRPGAARRSEMTLNDEERQLLAVLDGTDRVHIDTLGRTLGWESSRVSRVLLMLEVGGAVHQLPGMWYMAREAQGGASGGA
- a CDS encoding cation diffusion facilitator family transporter, yielding MSHSTSTLTTQQREKENAVLWATVLDTILLFFITSAGLMSGSMTALSEIIRYTLLLAIEYITYVVLRRTHRGMFSEFEYGTGKIERITNLLVAFGLILSSMYIFSKVISMDDSSPMSTNTLMLTMIATTINLILNYYFSIAFIRSNQTESSVIISSQIASRIAKTVASAVVLGVFLVALWLPDPISARIVDRWGSLFITGYMIVIAYGLIKESLPEILDRTIPEPEHYQILRILAENVDQYDGFSGYKARRSGKDLFILLNLCFFSTYTLEQIETRLSPIRQAFETELPGANLTIEPKIMDKH
- a CDS encoding chemotaxis protein CheA, which codes for MNQDYLDPEILSDFFVEAKEHLETIEPNLLELEKAPDNLGLLNEIFRPMHSLKGASGFLGLNKINGLAHKAENILDELRQGSMRVTGGIMDLILSATDALRTMVDNLETSGVEGDVDTAPVIARIEAALAGKLDEGPPSSREVASVGVANVEVDDRPDETIEPQWELETVEPEPKPASAAVKTEKVVMTASFHPLPDPDFDDAPYGLSTVGEGHLADFLEEAHEIIENLNRCLLALEGDARGSEEMINDTFRYFHNLKGNSGIIGFKELNSLTHEAETLLNKVRKGDMECNHGLIDLLLSSVDLIEELVGKVDVETNRVTPVDTSVMAQLLQKVTEEGDVAVVAEALAAIKGEVHVPSPAGAQSAPPAPQAQAGAASAAKAPVAAGATPGDYDPEDVALFLQTIKQQLESAAVALGMLREDAGQADIVDSLFRTFQTIQNSAGYMGLAGIKEYSERTVGLVDQGRKSNIDFSLMLDILDQEFSILKDMLLKEMQTITGSPVPDPTLGINVPGGKKAAKPAAPRPAAPPPAASRPAAPKPIPAPAPEPEMDQDYLEEDFEVSAPVPARPAAPPSWVAPKPAQKSARPAAKTSMTNALSKNAAAAAQQQAKPKASSTIRVDHHKLDHLMNVIGELIINRNRYAMLARALEDGHEDVHVVAQQLTETTYAMARISDDLQDTIMKVRMVPVQTVFSRFPRLVRDLSRKSGKQVELIMEGEETEFDKSVVEEIGDPLVHLVRNAVDHGLEDEQERIQAGKKPKGHVWLRAYHKGNSVAIEVEDDGRGIDPEKLRQVAVRKGVISQEEANAMDDREALDLIFAPGFSSAEKVTDISGRGVGMDVVKTNIKNLKGSVNTQSEVGKGTKLTLTLPLTLAIIDALMVQVAGETFAIPLDAVSETTKIETVKLSDVNNRKAVTLRGEVLGVIELAELLDLPQSMDERDVLPMVVIHDNDRRLGLVVDRLLERQEIVIKPLGQYLNDFNLKGLSGATIMGDGSVVLILDPHEIYSLSTQLGRKEPSAASLALGK
- a CDS encoding HlyD family secretion protein, which codes for MKALILKKQTTWIVILLISLLPLPSIINYMHRFVVRNGVVTAFLYEVKAPIDGVVNSLSAEPGSILGDKPALILGNKRNMGRYTTLERELTSLEESLKQSQSSLAQYLDRIIRDLEQSINILEARLIGERATLKEVRQRRKRTLQLVEATVATGEDADRVEAEYQKGEALVRTTQLEIEQLKHRKRMLVQGMVPSDLSDGILHVQKQIDTLQLDILACKRRMSETETASSPQTPSALLQEGGINSGSSQATVVLPETSVIWEVDVQNGMEVTKGERLLSYIDRSQLMVIVAVDDATLELIEYDHPVRMRLFGRKDFMNGKVIRVMGSAGIWHSNHFAAEISGKSPRDGRVLVRIEDGQLYNEVEKFCGVGRTVYAEFEGIGLLEQYFGVFLR
- the ybgF gene encoding tol-pal system protein YbgF; amino-acid sequence: MKYMTLCLLAVFSLLAVGCTATRQTAATTEASTEWRIKNLEENFLNFREEQRKQADQSVAAAEALDRRLAGIESDLAVLRGGEVVVAAPGDEPRSEGWVSDESGPDDLKPEEGGWVSSDSGTPGPAAESGEEKPWAEVPGAPVTIPEPTVISRSPVPAPAKAAPAPAKVSAMGAQATYDAGLAKYNGGDFEGARGAFDEFLKKYSSDGLTPNALYWKGETYYSQKDYAQAILTFKEVTSRYPKHAKSASALLKIGMSYDRVGDPDNAVFYLRALVEDFPKSAPATLARKELTRLGG
- a CDS encoding response regulator codes for the protein MAKHILIVDDSKTVRNLVAFIMKKEGFKVTTAEDGLDGLEKLYSAKEVDLIVSDVNMPRMDGLTFIKTVREQEAYRDIPIVVLSTEGQDKDIQTGLTVGANLYMVKPAQPEKLVRNVKMLLG